In a genomic window of Microbacterium amylolyticum:
- a CDS encoding ABC transporter permease: MSSNANRHEHYVAPVVGHRLVVDEVRVSEKKSTLWLDAWRDLRKRPTFWISLAAVALIVVMAVWPTLFTSVNPTAGALSRSNAGAEPGHPLGFDKQGYDIWARLVHGASTSLLVGLMATAISTVLGIVMGAFAGFYGGWVDSLLSRVGDIFFTIPYILAGIVVMSVLRDGRNEFVLALAIGGFAWASVARIVRAEVLRVKQSDYVMASIALGMSRFKTLVVHVLPNAMAPVIVVATITLGQAIVAESTLAFLGLGLDGASWGRDISSAQIDIRVAPMPLVWPSIALGVTVLAFITLGELLRDALDPKARAQR, encoded by the coding sequence ATGTCAAGTAACGCCAACCGTCACGAGCACTACGTTGCGCCCGTTGTTGGTCACAGGCTTGTTGTCGACGAGGTGCGCGTCAGCGAAAAGAAGAGCACGCTGTGGCTCGATGCCTGGCGTGACCTGCGCAAGCGTCCCACTTTCTGGATTTCGCTTGCGGCTGTCGCCCTCATCGTTGTGATGGCCGTCTGGCCGACACTGTTCACGTCGGTGAATCCCACCGCCGGTGCGCTTTCGCGCAGCAACGCGGGGGCGGAGCCCGGCCATCCGCTGGGCTTTGACAAACAGGGCTACGACATCTGGGCGCGCCTCGTCCATGGCGCGAGCACCTCGCTGCTCGTGGGACTGATGGCGACGGCGATCAGCACGGTGCTCGGAATTGTCATGGGTGCCTTCGCCGGTTTCTACGGCGGGTGGGTCGACTCGCTGCTGTCTCGCGTTGGCGACATCTTCTTCACGATTCCCTACATCCTTGCGGGAATCGTCGTGATGTCGGTTCTGCGTGACGGCCGTAACGAGTTCGTTCTGGCGCTGGCGATCGGTGGTTTCGCCTGGGCGTCCGTCGCACGAATCGTCCGTGCTGAGGTGCTTCGTGTGAAGCAGTCGGACTATGTCATGGCCTCGATCGCTCTCGGGATGAGCCGCTTCAAGACTCTTGTCGTTCACGTGCTTCCGAACGCGATGGCCCCCGTGATTGTCGTTGCGACGATCACTCTTGGTCAGGCCATCGTTGCGGAGTCCACGCTGGCCTTCCTGGGCCTCGGCCTCGACGGTGCATCGTGGGGACGGGACATCAGTTCTGCTCAGATCGACATTCGTGTGGCTCCCATGCCGCTCGTGTGGCCGTCGATCGCCCTCGGCGTCACGGTTCTCGCATTCATCACGCTCGGTGAGCTGCTGCGAGATGCACTCGATCCGAAGGCGAGGGCTCAGCGATGA
- a CDS encoding dipeptide ABC transporter ATP-binding protein encodes MSEKEMNMDAPIVSVRDLRISFGTGKNQREVVHGVNLDVFPGESVAIVGESGSGKSTTATAIIDLLPGTGQVTGGSIMFGGRDLTRVTRSEREQVRGSQIGFVPQDPMSNLNPVWSVGFQVKETIRANGLAKGRKEVHDLAVDVLKKAGLADAERRMHQFPHQFSGGMRQRALIGIGLAADPQLLIADEPTSALDVTVQRVILDHLSERIREQGTSMLFITHDLGLAADRADRIIVMSKGEIVESGPSRTILEKPQHPYTQRLVAAAPSLASQRIQVEALEEGIETTTDVLQQAAPVIEVKNLVKEYRIRGGGFRSEPFRAVDDISFQIPKGKTLALVGESGSGKSTTAKMVLQLEKPTSGSVLVDGRDVVDLSRRELFGLRRRMQPVFQDPYGSLDPLRSIGALIAEPLKIHGVGDQESRRARALELLEQVALPKALASRYPNELSGGQRQRVAIARALALKPDVVVLDEAVSALDVLVQDQVLQLLAELQSELGLTYLFITHDLAVVRVAADLVAVMEKGRIVEQGSVDSIFANPSQEYTRRLLDAIPGADLARGA; translated from the coding sequence ATGAGTGAGAAAGAGATGAATATGGATGCGCCTATCGTCAGCGTCCGCGATCTCCGCATCTCGTTCGGGACCGGAAAGAACCAGCGCGAGGTTGTGCACGGCGTCAACCTCGATGTGTTCCCTGGCGAGTCGGTGGCGATCGTGGGGGAGTCCGGGTCGGGGAAGTCGACGACGGCGACCGCGATTATCGACCTCCTCCCCGGAACCGGTCAGGTGACCGGTGGATCGATCATGTTCGGCGGACGTGATCTGACTCGCGTGACGCGTTCGGAGCGCGAGCAGGTTCGTGGGAGCCAGATCGGCTTCGTTCCGCAGGACCCGATGTCGAACCTGAACCCCGTCTGGTCTGTGGGCTTCCAGGTGAAGGAGACGATCCGCGCCAATGGTTTGGCGAAGGGGCGTAAGGAGGTGCACGACCTCGCTGTCGACGTTCTGAAGAAGGCCGGTCTGGCCGATGCTGAGCGCCGTATGCACCAGTTCCCGCACCAGTTCTCGGGCGGCATGCGTCAGCGAGCGCTCATCGGTATCGGCCTTGCCGCCGATCCGCAGCTTCTGATCGCTGACGAACCAACGAGCGCCCTCGATGTGACGGTGCAGCGCGTGATCCTCGATCACCTCTCCGAGCGCATTCGCGAGCAGGGGACGTCGATGCTGTTCATTACGCACGACCTCGGTCTCGCGGCTGATCGTGCCGACCGCATCATCGTCATGAGCAAGGGCGAGATCGTCGAATCGGGCCCCAGCCGCACGATTTTGGAAAAGCCGCAGCATCCCTACACACAGCGTCTTGTGGCGGCGGCGCCGAGCCTGGCGTCGCAGCGCATCCAAGTGGAGGCGCTGGAGGAGGGCATCGAGACGACGACGGATGTTCTGCAGCAGGCGGCTCCTGTGATCGAGGTGAAGAACCTTGTCAAGGAGTACCGCATTCGTGGCGGGGGTTTCCGTAGCGAGCCGTTCCGCGCCGTAGACGACATCTCCTTCCAGATTCCGAAGGGAAAGACCCTCGCGCTCGTCGGTGAGTCTGGCTCGGGGAAGTCGACGACCGCGAAGATGGTGCTGCAGCTCGAGAAGCCGACGAGCGGATCCGTTCTTGTTGACGGCCGTGACGTTGTTGATCTTTCGCGTCGTGAATTGTTCGGTCTGCGTCGCCGGATGCAGCCGGTGTTCCAGGACCCGTACGGTTCGCTCGATCCGCTGCGGTCCATCGGTGCTCTGATCGCAGAGCCCCTGAAGATCCACGGGGTCGGCGATCAGGAGTCGCGTCGTGCGCGGGCGCTCGAACTGCTCGAACAGGTTGCGTTGCCGAAGGCTCTCGCGTCGCGCTATCCGAACGAGCTCTCGGGCGGGCAGCGTCAGCGTGTGGCGATTGCGCGCGCTCTTGCGCTCAAGCCCGATGTCGTCGTTCTCGACGAGGCGGTCTCGGCTCTCGACGTTCTGGTGCAGGACCAGGTGCTGCAGTTGTTGGCAGAGCTGCAGAGCGAACTCGGTCTGACGTACCTCTTCATCACGCATGACCTCGCGGTCGTTCGTGTTGCCGCAGACCTCGTCGCAGTGATGGAGAAGGGGCGAATTGTGGAGCAGGGTTCGGTTGATTCGATCTTCGCGAATCCCTCTCAGGAATACACGCGCCGTCTGCTCGACGCGATTCCCGGCGCTGATCTGGCGCGCGGGGCATAA
- a CDS encoding NUDIX hydrolase, with amino-acid sequence MATPDFILTLREKIGNDLLWLTGVTAVVVRDEDVLLVERADNGLVTPVTGIVDPGEEPAITAVREVAEEAGIIAVAEALVAVKALDPMTYANGDRAQYLDIVFRLRAEGGIPHPADGENTRTWWCPVKELDAAGLNEDMRDRIRVALEHDGSARFSR; translated from the coding sequence ATGGCGACACCTGACTTCATCCTGACCTTGCGCGAGAAAATCGGCAACGATCTCCTCTGGCTCACCGGCGTGACGGCCGTTGTCGTGCGCGACGAGGACGTTCTGCTCGTGGAACGCGCGGACAACGGCTTGGTGACGCCCGTGACCGGGATTGTCGACCCGGGCGAGGAACCCGCGATCACCGCTGTGCGGGAAGTGGCCGAAGAAGCAGGGATCATCGCCGTTGCCGAAGCGCTCGTCGCGGTTAAAGCGCTCGACCCCATGACCTATGCGAACGGCGACCGTGCGCAGTACCTCGACATCGTGTTCCGCCTCCGCGCGGAAGGAGGCATTCCTCACCCGGCAGACGGGGAGAACACCAGGACGTGGTGGTGCCCGGTAAAGGAACTCGACGCCGCCGGGCTCAACGAGGACATGCGCGATCGCATCAGGGTCGCACTCGAACACGACGGATCGGCGAGGTTCTCCCGATGA
- the typA gene encoding translational GTPase TypA — translation MALAHRSDLRNVAIVAHVDHGKTTLVDAMLRQTGSFGDHEQVDDRAMDSNDLEREKGITILAKNTAISYKGIHTDSPITINVIDTPGHADFGGEVERGLSMVHGVVLLVDASEGPLPQTRFVLRKALESKLPVILLVNKTDRPDARIEEVEGEAQDLLLGLAGDLADDVPDLDIDALLDVPVVYASGRAGAASLNRPADGELPDNDDLEPLFEAILKHVPAPSYDDEAPLQAWVTNLDSSSFLGRLALLRIFNGTLKKGQTVAWVRQDGNVQNARITELQMTKALTRYPAEQAGPGDIAVIAGFEDIMIGETIADPEDVRPLPQITVDEPSISMTIGTNTSPLVGKVKGHKLTGRMVKDRLDRELIGNVSIRVNDIGKPDAWEVQGRGELQLAILVENMRREGFELTVGKPQVVTKRDENGKLLEPYEHLTIDTPEEYLGAITQLLAARKGRMDGMTNNGTGWIRMEFIVPSRGLIGFRTQFLSITRGTGIANALSHGYDEWAGQIVARQSGSIVADRSGVVTPFAMIALQERMSFFVKPTEEVYEGMVIGENSRADDMDVNITKEKKLTNMRSATSDSFESMTPPRQLSLEESLEFAGEDECVEVTPEVVRIRKVALSANERARSASRLKRQG, via the coding sequence ATGGCGCTTGCCCACCGCTCCGATCTCCGCAACGTCGCGATCGTCGCTCACGTCGACCACGGCAAGACGACGCTGGTTGACGCCATGCTGCGGCAGACCGGTTCCTTCGGCGACCACGAGCAGGTCGACGATCGCGCCATGGACTCGAATGACCTCGAGCGCGAAAAGGGAATCACGATTCTCGCCAAGAACACGGCGATCAGCTACAAGGGCATCCACACGGACTCCCCGATCACGATCAACGTGATCGACACACCGGGTCACGCCGACTTCGGTGGTGAGGTCGAGCGCGGCCTGTCGATGGTTCACGGTGTCGTTCTTCTTGTCGATGCATCCGAGGGCCCGCTTCCTCAGACGCGCTTCGTTTTGCGCAAGGCGCTTGAGTCGAAGCTCCCCGTGATTCTGCTGGTCAACAAGACCGACCGCCCCGACGCCCGTATCGAGGAGGTCGAGGGCGAAGCCCAGGACCTGCTCCTCGGCCTCGCCGGTGACCTGGCTGATGACGTCCCTGATCTCGACATCGATGCCTTGCTCGACGTTCCCGTTGTGTACGCGTCGGGTCGTGCGGGTGCGGCCAGCCTCAACCGTCCTGCTGACGGCGAGCTGCCGGACAACGATGATCTTGAGCCGCTCTTCGAGGCGATTCTGAAGCACGTTCCCGCACCGTCTTACGACGACGAGGCCCCGCTGCAGGCGTGGGTCACCAACCTCGACTCCTCGTCCTTCCTCGGCCGCCTCGCCCTGCTGCGCATCTTCAATGGCACGCTGAAGAAGGGCCAGACCGTTGCGTGGGTCCGTCAGGACGGCAACGTGCAGAACGCACGCATCACCGAGCTGCAGATGACGAAGGCGCTGACGCGCTACCCGGCTGAGCAGGCCGGCCCCGGCGACATCGCCGTTATCGCCGGCTTCGAGGACATCATGATCGGCGAGACGATCGCTGACCCCGAGGACGTTCGCCCGCTGCCGCAGATCACCGTTGACGAGCCCTCGATCTCGATGACCATCGGCACGAACACCTCGCCTCTCGTGGGTAAGGTCAAGGGCCACAAGCTCACGGGGCGCATGGTCAAGGACCGTCTGGACCGCGAGCTGATCGGTAACGTGTCGATCCGCGTGAACGACATCGGCAAGCCCGACGCGTGGGAGGTGCAGGGCCGCGGCGAGCTGCAGCTCGCGATTCTCGTCGAGAACATGCGTCGCGAAGGCTTCGAGCTGACGGTCGGCAAGCCCCAGGTCGTCACCAAGCGTGACGAAAACGGCAAGCTCCTCGAGCCGTACGAGCACCTGACGATCGACACGCCGGAGGAGTACCTCGGCGCGATTACGCAGCTGCTCGCCGCGCGCAAGGGTCGCATGGACGGCATGACGAACAACGGTACCGGGTGGATCCGGATGGAGTTCATTGTTCCGTCGCGTGGACTGATCGGCTTCCGCACCCAGTTCCTGTCCATCACTCGCGGAACGGGAATCGCGAACGCGCTTTCGCACGGCTATGACGAGTGGGCAGGACAGATCGTTGCGCGTCAGTCGGGATCGATTGTTGCCGACCGCTCTGGTGTTGTGACGCCGTTCGCCATGATCGCTCTCCAGGAGCGGATGTCGTTCTTCGTCAAGCCGACGGAGGAAGTTTACGAGGGCATGGTGATCGGCGAGAACTCGCGCGCTGATGACATGGACGTGAACATCACGAAGGAAAAGAAGCTGACGAACATGCGTTCGGCGACGTCTGACTCCTTTGAGTCGATGACGCCGCCGCGCCAGCTGTCGCTCGAAGAGTCGCTGGAATTCGCCGGCGAGGACGAGTGCGTTGAGGTGACCCCCGAGGTTGTCCGTATCCGTAAGGTCGCGCTGAGCGCAAACGAGCGCGCGCGTTCGGCCTCGCGCCTCAAGCGTCAGGGCTGA
- a CDS encoding NUDIX hydrolase: MIDHDTKRVHVTAVVLRHADSGHILTVRKRGTSMFMQPGGKPEPGESAVDAGIREIREEIGVNLDPTQMRLLGVFSAPAANEPGYTVHSTVFTHPPVQGIAPAAEIEEVRWVDENQPLTDDLAPLMVTRILPALRTQG; this comes from the coding sequence ATGATCGACCACGACACAAAGCGCGTTCACGTCACGGCCGTCGTGCTGCGTCATGCGGACAGCGGACACATCCTCACCGTCCGCAAGCGCGGCACCAGTATGTTCATGCAGCCAGGCGGAAAACCCGAGCCCGGCGAAAGCGCAGTCGACGCCGGGATTCGCGAAATCCGGGAGGAAATCGGCGTCAACCTCGACCCCACCCAGATGCGACTCCTTGGCGTGTTCAGCGCTCCCGCCGCAAACGAACCGGGATACACCGTGCACAGCACAGTTTTCACGCACCCGCCCGTCCAGGGAATCGCACCCGCCGCCGAAATCGAGGAGGTCCGGTGGGTAGATGAAAACCAGCCCCTGACAGACGACCTCGCCCCGCTGATGGTCACCCGTATCCTCCCTGCCCTCCGAACGCAGGGCTGA
- a CDS encoding CPBP family intramembrane glutamic endopeptidase encodes MALTDIAPVSRTRLAWEVGIVLALSIGQSALYSVLSLIRSLTREAPLAEQTTALNPVRADAAIWDAIYRTFNVFFDLCLVALVIYLLWEPGRNALLRIGLDFRRFGRDTAIAIALLSAIGIPGLGLYAGSRLMGLTLEVQASDVDAAWWTIPLLMLSAARAGLLEEVILNGYLITRLRQLAWSPWQILLAVALLRGAYHLYQGPAMAIGNVVMGLAFGWLFLRTGRVMPLVVAHTLLDVVAFVGYPLAAPYLP; translated from the coding sequence GTGGCTCTGACAGACATTGCTCCCGTTTCCCGCACGCGTCTTGCGTGGGAAGTCGGCATCGTTCTCGCCCTCTCCATCGGGCAATCTGCTCTCTACTCCGTGCTGTCACTCATTCGCTCGCTCACGCGCGAAGCGCCGTTGGCCGAGCAGACAACAGCCCTGAACCCTGTCCGCGCCGACGCGGCCATCTGGGATGCGATCTATCGAACGTTCAACGTGTTCTTCGACCTCTGCCTCGTAGCACTCGTGATCTATCTGTTATGGGAGCCGGGACGAAACGCGCTCCTCCGCATCGGCCTCGACTTCCGCCGCTTCGGGCGCGATACCGCGATCGCCATCGCCCTTCTCTCCGCCATCGGCATCCCCGGACTCGGGCTCTACGCGGGAAGCAGGCTGATGGGGCTCACGCTCGAGGTACAGGCCTCAGACGTCGACGCCGCCTGGTGGACGATCCCCCTACTCATGCTGTCTGCGGCGCGAGCCGGGCTCCTGGAAGAAGTGATCCTCAACGGCTACCTGATCACCCGCCTGCGCCAGCTCGCCTGGAGCCCGTGGCAGATCCTCCTGGCCGTCGCACTGCTCCGCGGTGCCTATCACCTGTACCAGGGGCCTGCGATGGCCATCGGAAACGTCGTCATGGGACTCGCCTTCGGCTGGCTTTTCCTGCGCACCGGGCGCGTCATGCCGCTCGTGGTCGCCCACACGCTGCTCGACGTCGTCGCGTTCGTCGGCTATCCGCTCGCGGCGCCCTATCTGCCGTAG
- a CDS encoding ABC transporter permease, producing MASYILRRVLQVIPVFFGATLLIYFMVFSMPGDPIAGMFGDRTPPEAQLEALRARYGFDDPFIVQYANYLLGVFQGDLGQTFSGREVSAVLAETFPVTLMLAVEAIAIGVVLAVLIGTISAIWKGGILDNAMLVVALLFVAVPVFVIGIVAQLVFGVQLGWFSPTVGANAGWNSLWLPAITLALGLYATSMRLTRSSTIETLGQDWVRTAYAKGLPRRRVIPVHVMRNSLIPTVTDMGTQLGTLMVGATVTEGIFNVPGVGNTLFQAVIRGDNQTVVSFVTVFVIAYVFINLAIDLLYGVLDPRIRYVK from the coding sequence ATGGCGAGCTACATCCTCCGAAGAGTTCTGCAGGTGATCCCCGTGTTCTTCGGGGCGACGCTGCTGATCTACTTCATGGTGTTCTCCATGCCGGGCGACCCGATCGCCGGCATGTTTGGAGACCGCACGCCGCCCGAGGCACAGCTTGAGGCGCTTCGCGCGCGCTATGGCTTCGACGACCCGTTCATCGTGCAGTACGCGAACTACCTTCTGGGGGTGTTCCAGGGCGACCTGGGGCAGACGTTCTCCGGACGCGAGGTGTCGGCTGTTCTAGCCGAGACCTTCCCCGTCACGCTGATGCTGGCGGTCGAAGCGATTGCGATCGGTGTTGTTCTCGCTGTTCTGATCGGAACGATCTCGGCGATCTGGAAGGGCGGCATCCTCGATAACGCGATGTTGGTTGTCGCACTGCTCTTCGTCGCCGTTCCCGTCTTTGTCATCGGTATCGTCGCGCAGCTCGTCTTCGGTGTTCAGCTCGGCTGGTTCTCGCCGACCGTCGGGGCAAACGCGGGCTGGAACAGTCTGTGGCTTCCCGCGATCACACTCGCGCTGGGCCTGTACGCAACGAGCATGCGTCTGACGCGCTCGTCGACGATCGAGACGCTCGGACAGGATTGGGTGCGAACGGCGTATGCAAAGGGCCTCCCGCGGCGCCGTGTGATTCCCGTTCACGTGATGCGCAATTCGCTGATCCCCACCGTGACCGATATGGGAACGCAGCTCGGCACGCTGATGGTCGGAGCAACCGTCACCGAGGGCATCTTCAATGTACCCGGTGTCGGTAACACGCTGTTCCAAGCGGTGATCCGCGGTGACAACCAGACGGTTGTGTCCTTCGTCACCGTCTTTGTTATCGCCTACGTCTTCATCAACCTCGCCATCGACCTGCTTTACGGTGTGCTCGACCCGAGGATTCGCTATGTCAAGTAA
- a CDS encoding PH domain-containing protein — MSQPTNRIVFRSTSGWVSLALVAVVSAVLLGDVAIRSSLYDAFLVAPWLLAVAWFVWVFSAWPQIDADSAGVRLRNPLRVIDIPWARVESIRLRFQAEFTLRDGGRVTAWGGAGRRMRGPRKNGGEDPAELQVEALEQLHEESGPSDRAVSRTFDPLTVGIGVLVLIWLGGSVTLAGGLSI; from the coding sequence ATGTCTCAACCCACCAATCGGATCGTTTTCCGCTCCACATCGGGGTGGGTATCGCTTGCGCTTGTCGCTGTTGTCAGCGCGGTGTTGCTGGGCGACGTCGCGATCCGTTCGAGTCTCTACGATGCGTTCCTCGTGGCGCCGTGGTTGCTTGCCGTCGCCTGGTTCGTCTGGGTGTTCTCGGCGTGGCCGCAGATTGACGCCGACTCGGCCGGTGTTCGCCTGCGCAACCCCCTGCGAGTGATTGACATTCCGTGGGCGCGAGTCGAGAGCATTCGCCTGCGCTTCCAGGCTGAGTTCACCCTGCGCGACGGGGGACGGGTCACGGCATGGGGCGGCGCGGGTCGACGCATGCGCGGACCGCGCAAAAACGGGGGAGAGGATCCGGCCGAGCTCCAGGTGGAGGCGCTGGAACAACTGCACGAGGAATCTGGTCCGAGTGATCGTGCTGTTTCGCGCACGTTTGATCCGCTGACGGTCGGTATCGGCGTGCTGGTCCTGATCTGGCTGGGCGGCTCTGTGACCCTCGCCGGCGGACTGTCGATCTAG
- a CDS encoding peptide ABC transporter substrate-binding protein: MKRNKIALSGLALAGVVSLTLAGCASGAGNNDADGDIIRVNGTEPQVGLFSTDTNEVGGGKIVDSIFSGLITYEADGTTVLDVAEDISIDSDNQLTVTIREGLEFTNGEEITADNFINAWNYGAALDNEQRQAYFYSYIAGYSAEENVDELSGLEQIDDHTFTITTEGTPAADFAERLGYSAYYPMPDVAFEDMAAFGENPVGNGPYMLAEEGAWQHNVQIDLVANPSYDGPRTPKNDGLRIVFYANEEAAYADLQAGNLDILDNVPQSMFSVYEDDFPGRTVNMGTALNQTITIPGWLEHFSGGEGQLRRQAISMAIDREEIADVIFHGSRLPMVDFSSPVVEGWSDEIEGNEVLSFNPEKAAELWAQADEIAPFSGSFKIGYNADSSHEAWVEAVANQLRTNLEIDASGDAYPTFAEFRSQITAGQIDSAFRTGWQADYPGLYNFLGPLFATGASSNDGKFSSEAFDGLLSEGLEFVGVDNIAAAEKFNEAQSVLLAELPAIPLFYQNAVGAWTENVENVEFAWNSVPVYTEVTVAP, translated from the coding sequence GTGAAGCGCAACAAGATCGCCCTCTCCGGGCTCGCGCTCGCCGGTGTCGTCAGCCTCACTCTCGCCGGTTGCGCGAGCGGAGCAGGCAACAACGACGCTGACGGGGACATCATCCGCGTGAACGGTACCGAACCTCAGGTTGGTCTGTTCTCGACCGACACCAATGAGGTCGGCGGCGGAAAGATCGTCGACAGCATTTTCTCTGGTCTCATCACCTACGAAGCTGATGGAACAACCGTTCTCGACGTTGCCGAGGACATCTCGATCGACTCGGACAACCAGCTCACGGTCACGATTCGTGAGGGTCTCGAGTTCACGAACGGTGAAGAGATCACCGCGGATAACTTCATCAACGCCTGGAACTACGGCGCAGCGCTCGACAACGAGCAGCGCCAGGCGTACTTCTACTCGTACATCGCTGGATACAGCGCCGAGGAGAACGTCGATGAGCTGTCCGGTCTCGAGCAGATCGACGACCACACCTTCACCATTACGACCGAGGGCACTCCCGCAGCTGACTTCGCAGAGCGCCTCGGTTACTCGGCGTACTACCCGATGCCCGATGTAGCGTTCGAGGACATGGCCGCATTCGGCGAGAACCCCGTCGGCAACGGCCCGTACATGCTCGCCGAAGAGGGCGCATGGCAGCACAACGTGCAGATCGATCTCGTGGCGAACCCGAGCTACGACGGTCCCCGCACACCGAAGAACGACGGTCTCCGTATCGTCTTCTACGCGAACGAGGAAGCGGCGTACGCCGACCTCCAGGCGGGCAACCTTGACATCCTCGACAACGTTCCGCAGTCGATGTTCAGCGTGTACGAGGATGACTTCCCCGGCCGTACCGTCAACATGGGTACGGCTCTGAACCAGACGATCACGATCCCGGGGTGGCTCGAGCACTTCTCGGGTGGAGAAGGGCAGCTGCGCCGCCAGGCGATCTCGATGGCGATCGACCGCGAGGAGATCGCCGACGTGATCTTCCACGGCTCGCGCCTGCCGATGGTGGACTTCTCATCCCCCGTCGTTGAGGGATGGAGCGACGAGATCGAGGGCAACGAGGTTCTGTCGTTCAACCCGGAAAAGGCCGCAGAACTTTGGGCTCAGGCCGACGAGATCGCGCCGTTCAGCGGATCGTTCAAGATCGGCTACAACGCCGACTCGAGCCACGAGGCATGGGTGGAGGCTGTGGCAAACCAGCTCCGCACGAACCTCGAGATCGACGCATCGGGTGACGCTTACCCGACCTTCGCCGAGTTCCGCTCGCAGATCACCGCCGGCCAGATTGACAGCGCGTTCCGTACCGGATGGCAAGCCGACTACCCCGGACTGTACAACTTCCTCGGCCCGCTGTTCGCCACGGGAGCGTCGTCGAACGACGGCAAGTTCTCGTCCGAGGCGTTCGATGGACTTCTGAGCGAGGGCCTCGAGTTCGTTGGTGTCGACAACATCGCGGCAGCGGAGAAGTTCAACGAGGCGCAGTCCGTCCTCCTGGCGGAGCTGCCCGCGATCCCGCTGTTCTACCAGAACGCCGTTGGCGCTTGGACGGAGAACGTCGAGAACGTGGAGTTCGCCTGGAACTCGGTTCCCGTGTACACCGAGGTCACGGTCGCACCGTAA